In the genome of Triticum urartu cultivar G1812 chromosome 5, Tu2.1, whole genome shotgun sequence, one region contains:
- the LOC125507797 gene encoding pentatricopeptide repeat-containing protein At4g18520, chloroplastic, with the protein MLFCCSLSPPGIQTYPLPPFQQQSSSPRKVRSSGRHKSSKAEHQYFRAQSFRARARDQPLRAQAHPDGGYGPPEQDPEAEGHSPGSPDAETLASWLRSCGTVADVRRVHGVAVRSPDGPGIFLANNLITSYVRFREISDARKVFDEMPDRTVVSWTAMMNGYLKSGNYSEVVRLFLDMMASGERGNSLSFVCLLKSCGEQSNAKLGQQVHCCVVKGGWSNVILDSAVAHFYAQCGDVASASMMFDKMTSRDVISWTTMITAYVQHGHGDKALQMFPAMISEGFHPNEFTVCSILKACAEEKALRCGKQLHGALVKKLFKNDIHVGSALVTMYARNRQVSDAQAVFDMMPRRNTITWTSLISGYAQSSQAEKAIMLFRQMKTRRVSVNNLTIVGLLSACGSIRSLSLGKELHAQVIKNSIQENLQIGSTLVWCYCKCGEYTYAARILEEMPDRDAVSWTAMISGYNSVGHSAEALKSLDDMLWDGVTPNTYTYSSALKACAKLEALQDGRRIHGVVNKTPAFSDVFVGSSLIDMYMRCGKVDEARRVFNAMPEHNLVTWKVIITGFAQNGLCEEAFKYMYLMQQQGHDADDFMLSKVLTSCGDLQWKSDSISFSGSNTGSLR; encoded by the coding sequence ATGCTGTTCTGTTGCTCTCTCTCGCCCCCAGGAATCCAAACTTATCCGCTCCCACCATTCCAGCAGCAGAGCAGCTCCCCGCGGAAAGTACGCAGCTCCGGCCGGCACAAGAGCAGCAAGGCCGAGCATCAATATTTCAGGGCGCAATCTTTCCGGGCGCGGGCCAGGGACCAACCTTTGCGTGCTCAAGCGCATCCAGATGGTGGCTACGGCCCTCCGGAGCAAGACCCTGAGGCGGAGGGGCACTCGCCAGGCTCCCCGGACGCGGAGACGCTTGCTTCCTGGTTGCGTTCTTGCGGCACCGTGGCCGATGTTCGGCGAGTGCACGGGGTTGCTGTGCGGTCGCCAGATGGTCCGGGGATTTTTCTGGCTAATAATTTGATCACTTCATATGTGAGGTTCCGTGAGATTTCAGACGCGAGgaaggtgtttgatgaaatgcctGACAGGACCGTTGTGTCGTGGACGGCTATGATGAATGGGTATCTGAAGTCGGGCAACTACAGTGAGGTCGTCAGGCTGTTCTTGGACATGATGGCCAGCGGGGAGCGAGGTAACAGCTTGAGTTTCGTTTGCTTGCTGAAGTCTTGTGGTGAGCAATCCAATGCTAAGCTAGGGCAGCAGGTCCATTGTTGTGTTGTGAAAGGAGGGTGGAGCAATGTGATTCTGGATAGTGCCGTTGCACACTTCTATGCTCAGTGTGGTGATGTTGCCAGTGCTTCAATGATGTTCGATAAGATGACCTCTCGTGATGTCATCTCGTGGACAACAATGATCACGGCTTATGTGCAGCATGGGCATGGGGATAAGGCCCTTCAGATGTTTCCGGCGATGATCTCTGAGGGATTTCACCCTAATGAGTTCACCGTGTGCAGCATCCTCAAAGCTTGCGCAGAAGAGAAGGCTCTAAGATGTGGGAAGCAGCTGCATGGTGCTCTTGTGAAGAAGTTGTTCAAAAATGACATCCATGTCGGCAGTGCTCTTGTTACCATGTATGCCAGAAACAGGCAAGTGTCTGATGCTCAGGCAGTGTTTGATATGATGCCTAGAAGAAACACTATTACATGGACTTCTCTGATCTCGGGCTATGCGCAGAGTAGCCAGGCTGAAAAGGCTATCATGTTGTTTCGACAGATGAAGACGCGACGGGTGTCTGTTAACAACCTTACCATTGTTGGTCTTCTTAGTGCCTGTGGCTCCATAAGATCACTCAGTCTTGGTAAGGAACTGCATGCACAGGTAATAAAGAATTCCATTCAAGAGAATCTTCAAATTGGGAGTACGCTTGTTTGGTGCTACTGTAAATGTGGAGAGTATACATATGCTGCACGAATTCTGGAAGAAATGCCAGACCGTGATGCTGTCTCGTGGACAGCTATGATTTCAGGCTACAATAGCGTTGGTCATAGTGCCGAAGCACTTAAGTCATTAGATGATATGTTATGGGATGGTGTGACTCCAAATACCTACACTTATTCCTCCGCTTTGAAAGCCTGTGCGAAACTAGAGGCTCTGCAAGATGGAAGGAGGATTCACGGTGTTGTTAACAAGACTCCTGCCTTTTCAGATGTGTTTGTGGGAAGCTCATTGATCGATATGTACATGAGGTGTGGAAAAGTTGACGAAGCTCGACGAGTCTTCAACGCCATGCCAGAACACAACTTAGTAACATGGAAAGTGATTATTACAGGATTTGCTCAGAATGGCCTCTGTGAAGAGGCTTTTAAGTATATGTACCTAATGCAGCAACAAGGGCATGATGCTGATGACTTTATGCTTTCAAAAGTTCTGACATCATGTGGTGATCTTCAATGGAAGTCAGACTCCATCTCTTTTTCTGGCTCGAATACTGGTTCACTCAGATAG